Proteins encoded in a region of the Balaenoptera ricei isolate mBalRic1 chromosome 19, mBalRic1.hap2, whole genome shotgun sequence genome:
- the MAP4K1 gene encoding mitogen-activated protein kinase kinase kinase kinase 1 isoform X5, with product MDFVDPDIFNRDPRDHYDLLQRLGGGTYGEVFKARDKVTGDLVALKMVKMEPDDDVSTLQKEILILKTCRHANIVAYHGSYLWLQKLWICMEFCGAGSLQDIYQVTGPLSELQISYVCREVLQGLAYLHSQKKIHRDIKGANILINDAGEVRLADFGISAQIGATLARRLSFIGTPYWMAPEVAAVALKGGYNELCDIWSLGVTAIELAELQPPLFDVHPLRVLFLMTKSGYQPPRLKEKGKWSAAFHNFVKVTLTKSPKKRPGATKMLSHQLVSQPGLNRGLIVDLLDKLRNPGKGAPVGEIEDEEPELPPAIPRRIRSTHRSSSLGIPDADCCRRHMEFRKLRGMESRPTADTARLQPPGDFRSSSPRRHLSESDDDYDDVDIPTPAEDTPPPLPPKPKFRSPSDEGPGGTGDEGQLSPGVLVRCASGPPPRTPHLGPPPATRSPHLTAHSEPSLWNPAPREPDQPPLLPPKKEKMKRKGCALLVKLFNGCPLRIHSTAAWTHPSTKDQHLLLGAEEGIFILNRNDQEATLEMLFSSRTTWVYSINNVLMSLSGKTPHLYSHSILGLLERKEARAGSPIAHISPHRLLARKNMVSTKIQDTKGCRACCVAEGTSSGGPFLCGALETSVVLLQWYQPMNKFLLVRQVLFPLPTPLPVFALLTGPGSELPAVCIGVSPGRPAKSVLFHTVRFGALSCWLGEMSTEHKGPVQVTQVEEDKVMVLMDGSLKLVTPEGAPVRGLRTPEIPMTEAVEAVAMVGGRLQAFWKHGVQVWALGSDQLLQELRDPTLTFRLLGSPRPVVVETRPADDPTAPSNLYIQE from the exons ATGGACTTCGTGGACCCTGACATCTTTAATAGGGATCCCCGGGACCACTATGACCTGCTACAGCGGCTGGGTGGCGGCACCTATGGGGAAGTCTTCAAG GCTCGAGACAAGGTGACGGGGGACCTGGTGGCACTGAAGATGGTGAAGATGGAGCCTG ACGATGATGTTTCCACACTTCAGAAGGAAATCCTCATCTTGAAAACTTGTCGGCACGCCAACATCGTTGCCTACCATGGGAGTTATCTCTG GCTGCAGAAGCTCTGGATCTGCATGGAATTCTGTGGGGCTGGTTCTCTCCAGGACATCTACCAAG TGACAGGCCCCCTGTCAGAGCTCCAGATCAGCTATGTCTGCCGGGAAGTGCTCCAG ggaCTGGCCTATCTGCACTCACAGAAGAAGATACACCGGGACATCAAG GGAGCCAACATCCTCATCAACGATGCTGGGGAAGTCAGACTGG CTGACTTTGGTATCTCGGCCCAGATCGGGGCAACGCTGGCTCGACGCCTCTCTTTCATTGGGACACCCTACTG GATGGCTCCAGAAGTGGCGGCCGTGGCCCTGAAGGGGGGATACAATGAGCTGTGTGACATCTGGTCCCTGGGCGTCACAGCCATCGAATTAGCTGAGCTACAACCACCGCTCTTTGACGTGCACCCTCTCAG AGTTCTCTTCCTCATGACCAAGAGTGGCTACCAGCCCCCAAGGCTAAAGGAAAAAGGCAAATG GTCGGCTGCCTTCCACAACTTTGTCAAAGTCACCCTCACTAAGAGCCCCAAGAAACGACCCGGCGCCACCAAGATGCTCAGT catcaACTGGTGTCCCAGCCTGGGCTAAACAGAGGCCTGATCGTAGATCTTCTTGACAAACTGAGGAACCCAGGGAAGGGGGCCCCTGTTGGCGAGATTGAAGATGAGGAGCCTGAG CTCCCCCCCGCCATCCCTCGGCGGATCAGATCCACCCATCGCTCCAGCTCTCTGGGGATCCCAGACGCGGATTGCTGTC GGCGGCACATGGAGTTCAGGAAGCTCAGAGGCATGGAGTCCAGACCCACAGCCGACACG GCTCGCTTACAGCCCCCTGGAGACTTCAGGAGCAGCAGTCCTAG GAGGCACCTGTCGGAGTCCGATGATGATTACGACGATGTGGACAT ccccacccctgcagaAGACACACCTCCTCCGCTGCCCCCCAAG CCCAAGTTCCGTTCTCCATCGGACGAGGGTCCTGGGGGGACTGGGGATGAGGGACAGCTGAGCCCGGGGGTGCTGGTCCGATGTGCCAGTGGGCCTCCCCCACGCACCCCCCATCTTgggcctcccccagccacccGAAGCCCCCACCTAACTGCCCACTCAG AACCCTCACTCTGGAACCCAGCCCCCCGGGAGCCTGACCAGCCCCCACTGTTGCCCCCCAAGAAggaaaagatgaagagaaag GGATGTGCCCTTCTTGTAAAGTTATTCAATGGCTGCCCCCTCCGGATCCACAGCACGGCAGCCTGGACGCACCCCTCCACCAAGG ACCAGCACCTGCTCCTGGGGGCCGAGGAAGGCATTTTCATCCTGAACCGAAATGATCAGGAGGCCACGCTGGAGATG CTTTTTTCTAGCCGGACTACCTGGGTGTACTCTATCAACAATGTCCTCATGTCTCTCTCAG GAAAGACCCCCCACCTGTATTCTCATAGCATCTTGGGCCTACTGGAACGGAAAGAGGCCAGAGCAGGAagccccatcgctcacattagcCCCCATCGGCTACTGGCAAG GAAGAACATGGTCTCCACTAAGATCCAGGACACCAAAGGCTGCCGGGCGTGCTGTGTGG CAGAGGGCACGAGCTCCGGGGGCCCCTTCCTGTGTGGGGCATTGGAGACATCCGTGGTCCTGCTTCAGTGGTACCAGCCCATGAACAAGTTCCTGCTGGTCCGG CAGGTGCTGTTCCCGCTACCTACGCCTCTGCCGGTGTTTGCACTGCTGACCGGGCCAGGCTCCGAGCTGCCCGCCGTGTGCATCGGCGTGAGCCCTGGGCGGCCGGCGAAGTCGGTGCTCTTCCACACCGTGCGCTTCGGCGCGCTCTCCTGCTGGCTGGGCGAGATGAGCACAG AGCACAAGGGACCAGTACAGGTGACTCAGGTCGAGGAAGACAAGGTGATGGTGTTGATGGACG GGTCTCTGAAGCTGGTGACCCCAGAGGGGGCCCCAGTCAGGGGGCTTCGAACTCCAGAGATCCCCATGACTGAAGCAGTGGAGGCCGTGG CTATGGTCGGGGGTCGGCTCCAGGCCTTCTGGAAGCATGGAGTGCAGGTGTGGGCTCTAGGCTCGGACCAG CTGCTGCAGGAGCTGAGAGACCCCACCCTCACCTTCCGTCTGCTTGGCTCCCCCAG
- the MAP4K1 gene encoding mitogen-activated protein kinase kinase kinase kinase 1 isoform X1: MDFVDPDIFNRDPRDHYDLLQRLGGGTYGEVFKARDKVTGDLVALKMVKMEPDDDVSTLQKEILILKTCRHANIVAYHGSYLWLQKLWICMEFCGAGSLQDIYQVTGPLSELQISYVCREVLQVRRCSVGLGRGRALLQPPDTHSPRVHPPPQGLAYLHSQKKIHRDIKGANILINDAGEVRLADFGISAQIGATLARRLSFIGTPYWMAPEVAAVALKGGYNELCDIWSLGVTAIELAELQPPLFDVHPLRVLFLMTKSGYQPPRLKEKGKWSAAFHNFVKVTLTKSPKKRPGATKMLSHQLVSQPGLNRGLIVDLLDKLRNPGKGAPVGEIEDEEPELPPAIPRRIRSTHRSSSLGIPDADCCRRHMEFRKLRGMESRPTADTARLQPPGDFRSSSPRRHLSESDDDYDDVDIPTPAEDTPPPLPPKPKFRSPSDEGPGGTGDEGQLSPGVLVRCASGPPPRTPHLGPPPATRSPHLTAHSEPSLWNPAPREPDQPPLLPPKKEKMKRKGCALLVKLFNGCPLRIHSTAAWTHPSTKDQHLLLGAEEGIFILNRNDQEATLEMLFSSRTTWVYSINNVLMSLSGKTPHLYSHSILGLLERKEARAGSPIAHISPHRLLARKNMVSTKIQDTKGCRACCVAEGTSSGGPFLCGALETSVVLLQWYQPMNKFLLVRQVLFPLPTPLPVFALLTGPGSELPAVCIGVSPGRPAKSVLFHTVRFGALSCWLGEMSTAEHKGPVQVTQVEEDKVMVLMDGSLKLVTPEGAPVRGLRTPEIPMTEAVEAVAMVGGRLQAFWKHGVQVWALGSDQLLQELRDPTLTFRLLGSPRPVVVETRPADDPTAPSNLYIQE, translated from the exons ATGGACTTCGTGGACCCTGACATCTTTAATAGGGATCCCCGGGACCACTATGACCTGCTACAGCGGCTGGGTGGCGGCACCTATGGGGAAGTCTTCAAG GCTCGAGACAAGGTGACGGGGGACCTGGTGGCACTGAAGATGGTGAAGATGGAGCCTG ACGATGATGTTTCCACACTTCAGAAGGAAATCCTCATCTTGAAAACTTGTCGGCACGCCAACATCGTTGCCTACCATGGGAGTTATCTCTG GCTGCAGAAGCTCTGGATCTGCATGGAATTCTGTGGGGCTGGTTCTCTCCAGGACATCTACCAAG TGACAGGCCCCCTGTCAGAGCTCCAGATCAGCTATGTCTGCCGGGAAGTGCTCCAGGTGAGGAGATGCTCTGTGGGCTTGGGTAGGGGCAGGGCCCTGCTCCAGCCCCCGGACACTCACAGCCCCCGTgtccaccctcctccccagggaCTGGCCTATCTGCACTCACAGAAGAAGATACACCGGGACATCAAG GGAGCCAACATCCTCATCAACGATGCTGGGGAAGTCAGACTGG CTGACTTTGGTATCTCGGCCCAGATCGGGGCAACGCTGGCTCGACGCCTCTCTTTCATTGGGACACCCTACTG GATGGCTCCAGAAGTGGCGGCCGTGGCCCTGAAGGGGGGATACAATGAGCTGTGTGACATCTGGTCCCTGGGCGTCACAGCCATCGAATTAGCTGAGCTACAACCACCGCTCTTTGACGTGCACCCTCTCAG AGTTCTCTTCCTCATGACCAAGAGTGGCTACCAGCCCCCAAGGCTAAAGGAAAAAGGCAAATG GTCGGCTGCCTTCCACAACTTTGTCAAAGTCACCCTCACTAAGAGCCCCAAGAAACGACCCGGCGCCACCAAGATGCTCAGT catcaACTGGTGTCCCAGCCTGGGCTAAACAGAGGCCTGATCGTAGATCTTCTTGACAAACTGAGGAACCCAGGGAAGGGGGCCCCTGTTGGCGAGATTGAAGATGAGGAGCCTGAG CTCCCCCCCGCCATCCCTCGGCGGATCAGATCCACCCATCGCTCCAGCTCTCTGGGGATCCCAGACGCGGATTGCTGTC GGCGGCACATGGAGTTCAGGAAGCTCAGAGGCATGGAGTCCAGACCCACAGCCGACACG GCTCGCTTACAGCCCCCTGGAGACTTCAGGAGCAGCAGTCCTAG GAGGCACCTGTCGGAGTCCGATGATGATTACGACGATGTGGACAT ccccacccctgcagaAGACACACCTCCTCCGCTGCCCCCCAAG CCCAAGTTCCGTTCTCCATCGGACGAGGGTCCTGGGGGGACTGGGGATGAGGGACAGCTGAGCCCGGGGGTGCTGGTCCGATGTGCCAGTGGGCCTCCCCCACGCACCCCCCATCTTgggcctcccccagccacccGAAGCCCCCACCTAACTGCCCACTCAG AACCCTCACTCTGGAACCCAGCCCCCCGGGAGCCTGACCAGCCCCCACTGTTGCCCCCCAAGAAggaaaagatgaagagaaag GGATGTGCCCTTCTTGTAAAGTTATTCAATGGCTGCCCCCTCCGGATCCACAGCACGGCAGCCTGGACGCACCCCTCCACCAAGG ACCAGCACCTGCTCCTGGGGGCCGAGGAAGGCATTTTCATCCTGAACCGAAATGATCAGGAGGCCACGCTGGAGATG CTTTTTTCTAGCCGGACTACCTGGGTGTACTCTATCAACAATGTCCTCATGTCTCTCTCAG GAAAGACCCCCCACCTGTATTCTCATAGCATCTTGGGCCTACTGGAACGGAAAGAGGCCAGAGCAGGAagccccatcgctcacattagcCCCCATCGGCTACTGGCAAG GAAGAACATGGTCTCCACTAAGATCCAGGACACCAAAGGCTGCCGGGCGTGCTGTGTGG CAGAGGGCACGAGCTCCGGGGGCCCCTTCCTGTGTGGGGCATTGGAGACATCCGTGGTCCTGCTTCAGTGGTACCAGCCCATGAACAAGTTCCTGCTGGTCCGG CAGGTGCTGTTCCCGCTACCTACGCCTCTGCCGGTGTTTGCACTGCTGACCGGGCCAGGCTCCGAGCTGCCCGCCGTGTGCATCGGCGTGAGCCCTGGGCGGCCGGCGAAGTCGGTGCTCTTCCACACCGTGCGCTTCGGCGCGCTCTCCTGCTGGCTGGGCGAGATGAGCACAG CAGAGCACAAGGGACCAGTACAGGTGACTCAGGTCGAGGAAGACAAGGTGATGGTGTTGATGGACG GGTCTCTGAAGCTGGTGACCCCAGAGGGGGCCCCAGTCAGGGGGCTTCGAACTCCAGAGATCCCCATGACTGAAGCAGTGGAGGCCGTGG CTATGGTCGGGGGTCGGCTCCAGGCCTTCTGGAAGCATGGAGTGCAGGTGTGGGCTCTAGGCTCGGACCAG CTGCTGCAGGAGCTGAGAGACCCCACCCTCACCTTCCGTCTGCTTGGCTCCCCCAG